Proteins from a single region of Schistocerca gregaria isolate iqSchGreg1 chromosome 3, iqSchGreg1.2, whole genome shotgun sequence:
- the LOC126355436 gene encoding piggyBac transposable element-derived protein 4-like — MIPFKGQSSLKQYMLLKPVKRGYKVWCLADSETGYVIKFDIYTGKSNDRCTENSLGECVVISLTQDLKHSNSIVAFGNFFTTVNLMQMLLNNGIYSTGTVRANRKGLPSMMKDKCTLKRREFQFQCNCGIEAIKWMDNKPVTTLTTSDNPSDITLVSRKNKDGTISMVTCPTAVATYNTIT; from the coding sequence ATGATACCTTTCAAGGGACAGTCTTCGCTCAAGCAGTATATGCTCCTCAAGCCAGTAAAACGAGGATACAAGGTATGGTGTTTAGCAGATTCAGAGACTGGCTATGTCATAAAATTTGATATTTACACAGGAAAATCAAATGATAGATGTACAGAAAATTCTCTGGGAGAGTGTGTAGTCATTAGCCTCACTCAAGACCTGAAACATAGTAACAGTATAGTAGCGTTTGGCAACTTCTTCACCACAGTGAatctaatgcaaatgcttttgaacaATGGAATCTACTCTACAGGGACTGTCAGAGCTAACCGGAAAGGGCTTCCTTCAATGATGAAAGATAAATGTACCTTGAAAAGAAGAGAATTTCAGTTTCAATGCAATTGTGGCATTGAAGCTATAAAATGGATGGACAACAAACCTGTCACTACTTTGACAACTTCAGACAATCCTAGTGATATCACACTTGTCTCAAGAAAGAATAAGGATGGCACAATCAGCATGGTTACGTGTCCCACAGCTGTGGCAACATACAATACCATAACGTGA